In one Nicotiana sylvestris chromosome 8, ASM39365v2, whole genome shotgun sequence genomic region, the following are encoded:
- the LOC104230155 gene encoding inositol-tetrakisphosphate 1-kinase 1-like, which translates to MEEPMKRYGVGYALAPKKRASFIQLSLVNLAKERGIDLIKIDTDKPLIDQGPFDCVLHKLYGDDWKRQLKDYASQNPHALIIDSPESIERLHNRISMLQVVTELEIDGQMASFGIPKQTVIYDAKMVSALYLENEGLKFPVIAKPLVADGSAKSHKMLLVFNKDGLRKLKPPIVLQEFVNHGAVIFKVYVVGDYVKCVKRKSLPDVTEDNLGRLESYLSFSQVSNLNTCEKNDDKYYKLMNLDDAELPPLSFLTDIARGLRRATKLHLFNFDVIRDNRVGNRYLVIDINYFPGYAKMPNYESVLTDFFWDVLNRNDKGIKSLTKGNCEKEVRVLIGNNGCGEDEGALPVSPIKMEDNENPILV; encoded by the coding sequence ATGGAGGAGCCAATGAAGAGATACGGTGTGGGATACGCGCTGGCTCCAAAGAAACGAGCCAGTTTCATTCAACTATCCCTCGTCAACCTCGCGAAGGAACGAGGAATCGATCTCATCAAAATCGATACAGATAAGCCGTTGATTGATCAAGGACCGTTCGATTGCGTGCTCCACAAACTCTACGGCGACGATTGGAAGCGTCAGTTGAAGGACTACGCTTCCCAAAACCCTCACGCGCTCATAATCGACTCGCCGGAATCGATTGAGCGGTTGCACAATCGGATTTCGATGCTTCAGGTTGTGACGGAGCTCGAGATCGATGGCCAAATGGCGTCGTTTGGGATTCCTAAGCAGACTGTAATATACGATGCGAAAATGGTGTCGGCTTTATACCTTGAAAATGAAGGGTTGAAATTTCCTGTGATTGCGAAACCATTAGTGGCTGATGGAAGTGCAAAGTCACATAAAATGTTGCTTGTGTTTAACAAAGATGGGCTACGAAAATTGAAGCCGCCCATTGTGTTACAGGAGTTTGTGAATCACGGGGCAGTGATTTTTAAGGTGTATGTGGTTGGTGATTATGTGAAATGTGTCAAGAGGAAGTCATTACCTGATGTGACGGAGGATAATTTAGGGAGATTAGAGAGTTACTTGTCGTTTTCGCAGGTTTCTAATTTGAATACTTGTGAAAAGAATGATGATAAATACTACAAATTGATGAATTTGGATGATGCAGAATTGCCCCCTTTGAGTTTTCTTACTGATATAGCTAGGGGACTTAGGCGGGCAACGAAATTGCATCTTTTTAACTTTGATGTGATTAGGGATAATAGAGTTGGAAATAGATATCTTGTCATTGATATTAACTATTTCCCTGGGTATGCAAAGATGCCGAATTATGAGAGTGTGTTAACTGACTTTTTCTGGGATGTATTGAATCGGAATGATAAGGGTATCAAGAGTTTAACGAAGGGTAATTGCGAAAAGGAAGTTAGGGTTTTGATCGGGAATAACGGGTGTGGTGAGGATGAGGGAGCATTGCCTGTGTCACCTATTAAGATGGAAGATAACGAGAACCCTATTCTGGTTTAA